The Dreissena polymorpha isolate Duluth1 chromosome 9, UMN_Dpol_1.0, whole genome shotgun sequence genome contains the following window.
aattaaaaaaaatgttatacgATTATTTTCCAAATCGATTCGGGAACGGTTAAGATGGATATATTTTACCAAATAACACACTTCATACGTTGTAATGATTACATGGCTGCTAAATTTGCAAATGCAACTTGCTTAAATATGTTGTATTATTGTGTTAATACGTTGTGtagctttttttcattattgtgttgttgttaattgtatttgtgtgttACATTACCTTTCATTGCCCTATTATATtcgtttaatatgttttaaatattccgTACTTTAATGCTCATTTAATTGACGTATATCTGTGAAACGTAACACACTATGTTGAAGGTCATTTTTTGTTACAAGCTGGATGTTAAAGTAAATGTCTCAAAATGTTAAAGATAAATTAGTAACTTAAGAATAGCATCAATAGCTCATAGAGATGAGTAAAACTTATTAAGCTTTTATCACTTTGTTTTTAAATAGCATTAACAGTACTGTTAAATTGAAGTGAACATTCTTGGAATACAAACATGAATATACTTGTTGTTTAGCAGAAATCAGTCAGGAATGTACAGCTACCTGAATTTTGAAACCAATGAGGAAGCAATCTATGAAACCAACTTTTCTGAAAGCACGTCTGTAGAGATTTAAAAGGATAAGTGCCACTTAAATATATGATTGGTGGAAATGCATCTTGAATTTGCAATAACCGTTTTAATTCCTTATTGGGTTCATTCGTCTGGATTTAACCAGTTTTACTGTAAAACCGTACTCGTCTTAATTCTCTCCTAGCTGGATCAAATAAGGATGAATAATCGTCGTGGATTACATAGAACATTATCCGAATATCGCTTCATAGTTGTTCACAAAAGTACTATTTGACAATTGTCCGCTTTAATTGTTATTTTGGAAGTTAACAACTTGTGAAATGCAATTTGTACTGTCAAAAACGCCAATATGGACACACCATCTGTGTTCAGGTGGCAGTATCATGCATGTCTAAATAGTCCTTGTAGCAGAGAAAGGCTCATGGTTCCTTATTATGCAAGTGTTTGCTCATATGGAAGTGGACTTATTTGTAAAGTATTTAATTATTGCGGTGgaagtttttttctttaattatggCAAATGTAAATGAAAAAGCGAGGTTTGCGTTTGAATATACATTGTTTGTCTATTTAGTTTGCTTCAGAAATAAGTTTGATAAACATTGGCGTTGAAACGAGGCTTGCGAGATAATTATTCGAACGAACTACTTTTCTTGTTACCATCTAAAGTGttatatttatgcattattttcGGTCACATTAACATGTCGTGTACCGTATGCTTATTATACTAACGATTGTGTTTCTCATCATATAAGACGTTGAtgtattataaatgtatactCCCCGGCTTTATTATTTCATGATGCTTTACAAgtagtgtacatatttcgttTTATACAAATTACAGCAGGCTTTTTCCCCAGAAGTGACAATTCATGAGCGTATCAGCATAGTCTCATGAGACTCAGCTCGGCCAACAACGAAGTCTAGAATAGTATACACAACTAGTGTATTTTTATTATGAGTATATAAATCATAATAATAGTTGCTGTTTGTGACAATTTTATCTTTTCGCCACATTATTTGACGCACTGCTCAAACGTTCAGAAAGCCAAGCGAATGAAACAGGCTCCAGGTGTTGTTCAGTGAAAGTTAATAAAAGGAATTCTGTTTCATATTTTTGTAAGAGTAACATTTACCATACTGACCCCAAATGCAATCCAAGGCTAGATCAGCATATTAGCTACTTACACACACAGGTTCATCAAATATATCCATCCCAAATGAAAGAATCtattttatctatttatctatatGAGAAACAGTGAGATTGACCAAACTGGCCCTAAATGCTGGAGATCAATTCAGGTTTGCTATATCCAAGGTTTCAGCAAGGTTGGTCTATGCAAACCAAAGCTATTTCTTagaaaacacaaatcttaaaagTACAAAAGGGTCATTAATCTGCGAAATTGCCAATCAGAGTTGTGACCCTCGGTCATACATCATATATTATGACCACTGATACATACattgatattttattgaatacCTGCTATGCATATATATCTTTTGACTTGTTTCACGCAGTCGTTAAACTTAATTGTCTAAGTTTATAACAAGGATTACTTCTGCTTAATGCTGTTCAGAGCTCTAAGCATTAATTAATGAATTCGTATAAGTATCGCTTAGATATGCTTCAATTAAACATGTACAGTAGTAACAGACATATGTCTACGACTTCCCTACGCACAGGGACGTAATAAGACCCTGTAACTGGGAACGAAGCAATGTCGCCGCAGAGTGTAATAGAGAACGACAACTTCATaataattttatacattttattaaagtgCAAATGCAAGTAATTTCATAATTAAACAGTGATTTAATTGTAAAGCTAAATTTATGTAAACCCTTAACACCAGCTAAGTCAGAATAGTTAAAAGCAAATTTAGTAATAAagtaattaaataacatgttatattACACGTGTGCACACAATCACAAAGATCATAATCTCGCTAAATAGATTACATTATAAATCAAAGAGTACTCAATGTTTCAAGAAAAGATAAATGTATAAGAGTAACATACACGTCTAAGTGTAACACGAATGTGAGGATACCATAATTATATGCTGTAGTGAATATTGTAGTGTAATTCAAATTTTTAGTGtaacattaattttgttattaaaacattTACGTTTTAGGTCAAGATTAACGCTAAAGCGTTACCTAAATATGTTAATGTAACATAAACGTTTAAGCGTAAAATGAAAGGTAAAGCGCGTAACATAAATAATGTCAtctaattgtaaaataaaacataaactgtTTATCGTAGCATAAATTGTAAGTCTTACATAAGTGACACAGCGTAGCAATATTGGCTCATACATGCTTAAGTATATTGTCGTGTAAAACAATTAAGTGAAAATTAAACGTTCAGATGTTacatttatgttcatttatattgCAGTTGCTATAATACAAATGTTTTCTAATGTTTACGAGTACACTTTTCCTGAATATAAATATCATTCAGTACGAAAGAATGTGAAAGGGATATATTTTCAAACAACATTTCTTCTCCACTATCCTTTTAAACGCTGATGGTTCAATATTCCAATGCAAATATATATGATTTAGTCTGCAGAAATACTTAACACAGTAACAATAACTCTTCTAGcgtttatagtagtagtagtcatctCCAGGGGAGGCAACAAACATGGTGTCCAGCTCGTTTCTGATTTCAGCAAACGTCGGGCGCTTCCTCGGCTGATAGTCCCAGCATTTGTTCATTACTCCGAACCACCTGAATAACATAGAAATCAAACTACAATGGTTGTTTATGTTGTATTCATAACATGCCACCATTAAAACAAAACCAAATACGTTTGTTATTATCCCTAATTCATACAGCATGTGCACGAAAGGAACCAACTATACACAGATCTATAATTACGAATGCATAACTATGAGACCATACAAAAGAATCCAAATTACAAGGTAACCTCATGTTCTAGACAACCAAATATATATAATCATCATGTAACCTTCCTTAGAAAGGCTACCAGATAAAGACCCTTTTTGGTAAATACGATATAACACGCACGCATTGTAACAAAACATTACTAAAAGTACTAATAACACAAATAACGTCAATATACGTACACGTCATCACACTGTTCCGGTTTCTGCAGACGAACATTCTTTTTCAGTCTGTCTGGAAGGTCACGGCTTTTCACGTTCTCGTACGGAGTTTCACCTGATGACAACAGCACAGTCCAGAAATGTTTAAGCAagtattgcaataaaataataatgttgtatAATTTGTAGGTTTCTGTTTGACTATAAAGCTTGAACGTAATGATTGTATTAGTGTTATCGTTTATCGAAAGTAAATAAAATTCGTTCTTATAGATATAAATGGTTTTTCCAAAAGATTTAATACTAAACATATTTTGAGTTAAACATGGTTTTATTAGAAAAATAACCAAGTAAGCTGATTTACCAAGAGAAAACACTTCCCAGAGGACCACGCCAAACGACCAAACGTCACTTTTCTCGTCTGCATCTTTTGTTGACGTCATGCACTCTGGTGCCATCCACTTGATTGGAATTCTCTCctttgatgaaataaaaaaaaagagaacaaatgtGACTATTAACAaagtaataaatacaatacttaatagaaaatatattataatgaaaGAATACTAATCAACTTAAGAGTCATATGCATAACACCAATGTATCACATGCTCTATGGACATTGTGATGTCAGTTCTTTGAATCATTGGTCATGATGGTTTCATATATGTTCACACCTTCTTGCCGCTCTCTGCATCCCCATCAGCCTCTTCTTCCGGTTGCGGTCCGAAGCCGTAGATCTTTACTTCGTTCAAGAAAGTCAGCAGGATGTTGCGTGCCGCCAGACGCCGGTGAGTTATCTTAAAATAAAAGCGCAGTTAATgtgtttattacatatatatatttgctgCGAATTCAAGTAATTGGGTCACATTAAGTGGCGACAGTGCTACGTGAGAATTACTCCTCCCACATTATATTCCAGTTGGTACAGATTCACAATGATATAGgattaaaataataatgcacatttataacatatcaaaaacAAACTCTTTGCATAACACGGAAAGACAAAGCAAATAAAGTAATGCTTCAAAACAGTTACTTTTTACCCTACAGTGCATTTATAAGACTCCATAAGACATCGTGATTTCAGTTACCACCAACTTTTTATCAGTTGTTCACTCGACTccatttgttatattattattttataaattcatgtgTATAACGTTTTATGATAAGATTATATTTTATCCATAACATGTGTACCCCTTTCCCAGCCAAGTACTCCATGCCCTTGGCGATGTCGAGTCCTATACGGAAGAGCGTCTCCTGGATGTCCATGGTAACGCTAGACTTATTTTGGACCAGGTACTCCTTCAACGTACCGTTCTCGCAGTACTCGTACAGGATGAAAGGTCCCACTAAGACGCATGAAGGCAATAACATTATTAAGCTATTAAGACAAGTGACAATCTTTCAGTCTGCTTTATAAAATAAAAGCTGGGTTATAAACTCTCAACAGCAAAAACACTAAGAAATCTTTAATCGTACCCGTATAGTGACATTATGTATACCCATGAAAAGCCAAGAGCAGACTTTTGGTCGAATCTTTTGCGGATGTTTAATACTAGAAAGCCagatatttatttcaaaagaGACTCACTGTTCGTGTCATCGAGGACTGATCCCAAATACTTCAACACGTTAGGGTGGTCACCAACCTTCTCGGATGAAAAGTTGATCTTCGCCTTCATGAGGAAATTATCATTGGTGCCGTTGTTTTCTACATCGAAAACATATTACATATGTATAATTTTATAAGAATTGTAAGCCCCATTAACTCTCAAATTAACgtatatttcgtaaaatatttcataaaataaagcttaCACATGCCAAATTAgtatttcttatagcaatagtcaACATGTCAACgcatattcgttgattttgagtgttaatggggcgtTAAAAATATCAATGCtttcatttatgttatgttattgcATCATTGTTGTTAAGCTTTGAGATCTGACAAGCTTTGTTTTCGGTTGATGACTtctcaataacaataacaaatgaAACTCCACTAAAACTTCTGTTGCATTTGAGTTGTTCAACGGTTCTTGTTATCAAACTAACTTTAAATTAACgttcaaacatataaaaaatGCTACGCATACCTTTTAGAGTTTTAGCCACCACAGTTTTTCCCTGGTACATGGCTTTGTAGATGTTGGCAAAGTGCCCAGTTTTGATTACCGACTCGAGCACAATATCTCTGCGACTAAGGACCGACTTTGAGGCGAACGTGTCCATACCACCGTACAGGTATAGTTCCTCAGCGGCCATTGACTTA
Protein-coding sequences here:
- the LOC127846184 gene encoding tyrosine-protein kinase Fer-like: MFPLLYFLNGTSTFFDILGLDPETEYTLGLNIQSQGGSAQQTDLAVTTRTEKQASDGASTGGVVGAVVGVLAVVAIVVVMLVVLIRRGVIRPAERAREIGRRMTRRVRPNRRSRGEGHSNPAYNVNHRAKSMAAEELYLYGGMDTFASKSVLSRRDIVLESVIKTGHFANIYKAMYQGKTVVAKTLKENNGTNDNFLMKAKINFSSEKVGDHPNVLKYLGSVLDDTNMGPFILYEYCENGTLKEYLVQNKSSVTMDIQETLFRIGLDIAKGMEYLAGKGITHRRLAARNILLTFLNEVKIYGFGPQPEEEADGDAESGKKERIPIKWMAPECMTSTKDADEKSDVWSFGVVLWEVFSLGETPYENVKSRDLPDRLKKNVRLQKPEQCDDVWFGVMNKCWDYQPRKRPTFAEIRNELDTMFVASPGDDYYYYKR